In Melanotaenia boesemani isolate fMelBoe1 chromosome 16, fMelBoe1.pri, whole genome shotgun sequence, the following proteins share a genomic window:
- the usp54a gene encoding inactive ubiquitin carboxyl-terminal hydrolase 54a isoform X4 gives MDDRKLIPADKREERRDMSWKRNYFASSGGGGGGGGMQGVMTPRTMTSIAPSKGLSNEPGQNSCFLNSALQVLWHLDIFRRSFRQLTSHKCMEDSCIFCALKSIFAQFQYSSEKVLPSDALRTALAKTFQDEQRFQLGIMDDAAECFENILMRIHFHIADETKEDICTARHCIPHQKFAMTLFEQCVCSSCGASSDPLPFIQMVHYISTTSLCNQAVKMLESREKATPSMFGELLRNASMGDLRSCPSQCGQQLRMARVLLNSPEIITIGLVWDSDHSDLAEDVIHTLGTCLRLGDLFYRVTEEKARQAELYLVGMVCYYGKHYSTFFFQTKIRRWMYFDDAHVKEIGPKWKDVVSRCIKGHYQPLLLLYADPRGTPVSVQDLPSRLDLHHLSKTCYDSEDSGREPSISSDTRTDSSTESYSCRQPSHAHHESLASHYSSDSQGTVICVERPDGPLHASLCSLETIGHVMDIMQHQSLRKEGGARDRRRSSTRHWRHKPDNEASSAGYHSEGETLKEQQVPRNLPKPSSSSSSTSRLRDFRETMNNIIHSRPLSSSSSSSLPAAVLSEITSSSDHHPAAGPALCSSSSKPQDWEANSTSSESKSSSSGGAGTGRYRPAWRPRREALNIDTIFTRERRRQAGYSPLGGPLPDDSGAPASGGADASLTTQEEAMPIRPGSSWTLPASSSSFRRGNRSADLPPPPPPPKLIQRMESGYESSERNSSSPISLDLNLGERECVLKKPSSSSSSSGPSWRNSRSKSSGSLLQDLSSTSRGSLAPSAGRSELDELQEEVLRRAKEEELQRRQEKEREAALGFNPRPSKYLDLDQLQIQGKGDSFERCVSEAELLLDQSVRLEQAGEVAAALSAVNEAVSKLRPVAAEGGASNHSRLQRCMRRARSLQQRMLLQQQRESEAGKQQAEQQQQEEQQLPEQPSEKPLSLRVLLTDIQADQSAATQDQQAPPPPTCLVKPLPLCSSLESDPASCAADPAASTEEDIRKGSPCSRIGKPLCNSRSLPALCVDPFPGDVTLPPPPEEVDHSVMWTRKSPISIQAQAPPPPRPYSRTPSPVGSNDRCHVMMEKEPYCTRYAQTTPSSSPTPRLASPPVSYPTRNWSCLKLDQPDFVDSPNTLVRSPFYTPPAYQPGHSSPPPSQEYRALPVERWAENVNKYYSSHNAAGGGEGAAAPSEELSELETLYQASLLAPSMHRGSRGVSPQPAGSKPSVRRMLSAPGRSKTPTAEIERHAYRTSVTPVQKPPGEDESYSVENLRRLARSLSGTVIGSRPPTPSRSCGPASSSRFWLCLTGVRLSQVRTFTAS, from the exons GTTCTGTGGCATCTCGACATTTTCCGCCGCAGCTTCCGTCAGCTCACCTCTCATAAGTGCATGGAGGACTCGTGCATCTTCTGCGCCCTAAAG AGCATCTTCGCTCAGTTTCAGTACAGCAGTGAGAAGGTGCTGCCGTCCGACGCCCTGCGCACCGCGCTCGCCAAAACCTTCCAGGATGAGCAGAGGTTCCAGCTCGGCATCATGGACGACGCCGCGGAGTGCTTC GAAAACATCCTGATGAGGATCCACTTCCACATCGCAGACGAGACCAAAGAAGACATCTGCACGGCCAGACACTGCATTCCCCACCAGAAGTTCGCCATGACGCTGTTCGAACAG tgtgtgtgcagcagctgTGGAGCATCTTCAGACCCTCTGCCCTTCATTCAGATGGTGCACTACATCTCCACCACCTCCCTCTG caacCAGGCGGTGAAGATGTTGGAGTCGAGGGAGAAGGCGACTCCGAGCATGTTCGGGGAGCTGCTCCGGAATGCCAGCATGGGAGACCTGCGCAGCTGTCCC agtCAGTGTGGTCAGCAGCTCCGCATGGCCCGCGTCCTCCTCAACAGTCCGGAGATCATCACCATCGGCCTGGTCTGGGACTCGGACCACTCGGATCTGGCTGAGGACGTCATCCACACACTGGGAACCTGCCTGCGTCTCGGAGAC ctgttCTACAGGGTGACGGAGGAGAAGGCCCGGCAGGCCGAGCTCTACCTGGTCGGCATGGTCTGCTACTACGGGAAACACTACTCCACCTTCTTCTTCCAGACCAAGATCCGACGGTGGATGTACTTCGATGATGCCCACGTGAAGGAG ATCGGGCCCAAGTGGAAGGACGTGGTCTCCCGCTGCATCAAGGGCCACTACcagcctctgctgctgctgtacgCTGACCCGCGGGGGACGCCGGTGTCGGTGCAGGACCTGCCGTCGCGCCTCGACCTGCACCACCTCAGCAAGACGTGCTACGACAGCGAAGACTCGG GCCGCGAGCCGTCCATCTCCAGCGACACTCGCACCGACTCTTCCACGGAGAGCTACTCGTGCCGACAGCCCTCCCATGCTCACCATGAGTCCCTGGCCAGCCACTACTCGTCCGACTCCCAGGGAACCGTCATCTGCGTGGAGCGGCCCGACGGACCCCTGCACGCCTCGCTCTGCAGCCTGGAAACCATAG GCCACGTGATGGACATTATGCAGCACCAGTCTCTGAGGAAGGAAGGCGGGGCCAGGGATAGGAGGCGGAGCTCAACTCGCCACTGGCGACATAAACCTGACAACGAAGCCTCATCAGCTGGTTACCACAGCGAGG GAGAGACTTTAAAGGAGCAGCAGGTTCCTCGTAACCTCCCCAaaccttcatcctcctcatcttcaaCCAGTCGCCTCCGAGACTTCAGAGAGACCATGAACAACATCATCCACAGCcgccccctctcctcctcttcctcctcctccctgcctGCCGCCGTCCTCTCTGAGATCACCTCCTCCTCCGACCACCATCCTGCTGCAGGCCCTGCTCTGTGCTCCTCTTCCAGTAAACCTCAGGACTGGGAGGCCAACAGCACCAGCAGCGAGTCCAAATCCAGCTCCTCAGGAGGAGCTGGGACAGGGAGGTACCGGCCGGCGTGGAGGCCACGGAGGGAGGCGCTGAACATCGACACCATCTTCACCCGCGAGAGGCGCAGGCAGGCGGGGTACAGCCCCCTCGGAGGCCCCCTGCCCGACGACAGTGGAGCTCCAGCGTCTGGAGGAGCTGACGCTTCCCTCACCACCCAGGAGGAGGCGATGCCCATCAGGCCCGGCTCCTCCTGGACTCTCCCCGCCTCCTCCAGCAGCTTCAGAAGAGGAAACAGAAGCGcagaccttcctcctcctcctcctcctcccaagCTGATCCAGAGGATGGAGAGCGGATATGAAAGCAGCGAGAGGAACAGCAGCAGTCCAATCAgcctagacctgaacctgggGGAAAG GGAGTGCGTTCTGAAGAAGCCTTCGTCCTCGTCCTCTTCCTCTGGGCCGTCGTGGAGGAACTCCAGGTCGAAGAGCAGCGGATCTCTGCTGCAGGATCTCAGCTCCACCAGCAGGGGGAGCCTTG CTCCCTCTGCAGGCCGCAGCGAGCTGGACgagctgcaggaggaggtgctgaggaGAGCCaaggaggaggagctgcagcGGCGGCaggagaaggagagggaggCGGCGCTCGGCTTCAACCCGAGACCCAGCAAATACCTGGACCTGGATCAGCTGCAGATCCAAG GTAAAGGCGACAGCTTTGAGCGGTGTGTCTCAGAGGCGGAGCTTCTGCTGGACCAGTCGGTGCGTTTGGAGCAGGCAGGAGAAGTCGCTGCTGCGCTGTCAGCCGTCAACGAAGCTGTCT CCAAACTGCGGCCGGTGGCGGCTGAGGGCGGAGCTAGTAATCACAGCCGGCTGCAGCGCTGCATGAGGAGAGCCCGCAGCCTGCAGCAACGCATgctcctgcagcagcagagggAGTCAGAGGCAGGAAAACAGCAagcagaacagcagcagcaggaggagcagcagctcccGGAACAGCCCAG TGAAAAGCCTCTCTCACTCAGAGTACTTCTGACAGACATTCAGGCTGACCAATCAGCGGCCACTCAGGACCAGCAGGCTCCACCCCCTCCAACCTGCCTTGTTAAGCCCCTCCCTCTCTGTTCAAGCTTGGAATCTGACCCCGCCTCCTGCGCCGCAGACCCTGCAGCTTCAACTGAGGAGGACATCAGAAAAGGGAGCCCCTGCTCTCGCATCGGGAAACCCCTCTGTAATTCCAGGTCCCTGCCGGCCCTGTGTGTGGACCCCTTCCCAGGAGATGTGACTCTTCCCCCTCCACCTGAAGAAGTGGACCACTCTGTTATGTGGACCAGAAAGTCTCCTATTTCCATCCAAGCACAAGCTCCACCCCCTCCTAGGCCTTATTCCCGAACCCCATCACCTGTTGGATCCAATGACAGGTGTCATGTGATGATGGAAAAGGAGCCGTATTGCACCAGATATGCACAGACCACGCCCTCTTCTAGTCCCACCCCCAGATTAGCCTCTCCCCCTGTCTCCTATCCAACCAGGAACTGGTCCTGCTTAAAACTGGATCAACCTGATTTTGTAGATTCTCCCAATACATTGGTAAGGTCACCATTTTACACACCTCCGGCCTACCAGCCAGGCCactcctctccacccccaagcCAGGAGTACAGAGCTCTGCCAGTGGAGCGCTGGGCAGAAAATGTCAACAAATACTACAGCTCGCACAACGCAGCAGGAGGTGGAGAAGGAGCAGCGGCACCCAGCGAGGAGCTATCAGAGCTGGAGACGCTGTACCAAGCCAGTCTGCTCGCTCCCAGCATGCATCGGGGGAGCCGGGGTGTCAGTCCGCAGCCAGCTGGCAGCAAACCGA GTGTGAGGAGAATGCTGTCTGCACCTGGACGATCCAAAACACCGACTGCAGAGATAGAGAGGCATGCGTACAGGACTTCGGTCACACCTGTACAGAAG CCGCCAGGTGAGGACGAGAGCTACAGCGTAGAAAACTTGCGACGCCTTGCTCGCAGTCTGAGCGGAACCGTCATTGGTTCACGACCACCGACCCCCTCACGCAGTTGT ggcCCCGCCTCCAGCAGCCGGTTCTGGTTGTGTCTGACCGGAGTCCGCCTCTCTCAGGTCAGAACCTTCACAGCGTCGTGA
- the usp54a gene encoding inactive ubiquitin carboxyl-terminal hydrolase 54a isoform X1 translates to MDDRKLIPADKREERRDMSWKRNYFASSGGGGGGGGMQGVMTPRTMTSIAPSKGLSNEPGQNSCFLNSALQVLWHLDIFRRSFRQLTSHKCMEDSCIFCALKSIFAQFQYSSEKVLPSDALRTALAKTFQDEQRFQLGIMDDAAECFENILMRIHFHIADETKEDICTARHCIPHQKFAMTLFEQCVCSSCGASSDPLPFIQMVHYISTTSLCNQAVKMLESREKATPSMFGELLRNASMGDLRSCPSQCGQQLRMARVLLNSPEIITIGLVWDSDHSDLAEDVIHTLGTCLRLGDLFYRVTEEKARQAELYLVGMVCYYGKHYSTFFFQTKIRRWMYFDDAHVKEIGPKWKDVVSRCIKGHYQPLLLLYADPRGTPVSVQDLPSRLDLHHLSKTCYDSEDSGREPSISSDTRTDSSTESYSCRQPSHAHHESLASHYSSDSQGTVICVERPDGPLHASLCSLETIGHVMDIMQHQSLRKEGGARDRRRSSTRHWRHKPDNEASSAGYHSEGETLKEQQVPRNLPKPSSSSSSTSRLRDFRETMNNIIHSRPLSSSSSSSLPAAVLSEITSSSDHHPAAGPALCSSSSKPQDWEANSTSSESKSSSSGGAGTGRYRPAWRPRREALNIDTIFTRERRRQAGYSPLGGPLPDDSGAPASGGADASLTTQEEAMPIRPGSSWTLPASSSSFRRGNRSADLPPPPPPPKLIQRMESGYESSERNSSSPISLDLNLGERECVLKKPSSSSSSSGPSWRNSRSKSSGSLLQDLSSTSRGSLAPSAGRSELDELQEEVLRRAKEEELQRRQEKEREAALGFNPRPSKYLDLDQLQIQGKGDSFERCVSEAELLLDQSVRLEQAGEVAAALSAVNEAVSKLRPVAAEGGASNHSRLQRCMRRARSLQQRMLLQQQRESEAGKQQAEQQQQEEQQLPEQPSEKPLSLRVLLTDIQADQSAATQDQQAPPPPTCLVKPLPLCSSLESDPASCAADPAASTEEDIRKGSPCSRIGKPLCNSRSLPALCVDPFPGDVTLPPPPEEVDHSVMWTRKSPISIQAQAPPPPRPYSRTPSPVGSNDRCHVMMEKEPYCTRYAQTTPSSSPTPRLASPPVSYPTRNWSCLKLDQPDFVDSPNTLVRSPFYTPPAYQPGHSSPPPSQEYRALPVERWAENVNKYYSSHNAAGGGEGAAAPSEELSELETLYQASLLAPSMHRGSRGVSPQPAGSKPSVRRMLSAPGRSKTPTAEIERHAYRTSVTPVQKPPGEDESYSVENLRRLARSLSGTVIGSRPPTPSRSCTPSVSRPPPRHLDLHSSSSSFLLHRPSTSSLHLPSSTSFTADHSFHQPRHHGPSGPPQHPHMQTSRPPGSGPSSWGHSGPRLQQPVLVVSDRSPPLSGQNLHSVVMNYGTLPRAPRRAPPPSSSSSLYRPRTGPAPLPGPQSLYATLVHPRRSSTTTNGPPHQLLGNVSRSSAHTPSSTHTQHVIGGSGDAPSQPLRLDVPPDSDWRRDADYRTVQPGSSWDLRSTLHHRPPHWSDRGVGRSPLLCSLCQQLPAEPSRSYCPSCGAYMARFRPTNAQ, encoded by the exons GTTCTGTGGCATCTCGACATTTTCCGCCGCAGCTTCCGTCAGCTCACCTCTCATAAGTGCATGGAGGACTCGTGCATCTTCTGCGCCCTAAAG AGCATCTTCGCTCAGTTTCAGTACAGCAGTGAGAAGGTGCTGCCGTCCGACGCCCTGCGCACCGCGCTCGCCAAAACCTTCCAGGATGAGCAGAGGTTCCAGCTCGGCATCATGGACGACGCCGCGGAGTGCTTC GAAAACATCCTGATGAGGATCCACTTCCACATCGCAGACGAGACCAAAGAAGACATCTGCACGGCCAGACACTGCATTCCCCACCAGAAGTTCGCCATGACGCTGTTCGAACAG tgtgtgtgcagcagctgTGGAGCATCTTCAGACCCTCTGCCCTTCATTCAGATGGTGCACTACATCTCCACCACCTCCCTCTG caacCAGGCGGTGAAGATGTTGGAGTCGAGGGAGAAGGCGACTCCGAGCATGTTCGGGGAGCTGCTCCGGAATGCCAGCATGGGAGACCTGCGCAGCTGTCCC agtCAGTGTGGTCAGCAGCTCCGCATGGCCCGCGTCCTCCTCAACAGTCCGGAGATCATCACCATCGGCCTGGTCTGGGACTCGGACCACTCGGATCTGGCTGAGGACGTCATCCACACACTGGGAACCTGCCTGCGTCTCGGAGAC ctgttCTACAGGGTGACGGAGGAGAAGGCCCGGCAGGCCGAGCTCTACCTGGTCGGCATGGTCTGCTACTACGGGAAACACTACTCCACCTTCTTCTTCCAGACCAAGATCCGACGGTGGATGTACTTCGATGATGCCCACGTGAAGGAG ATCGGGCCCAAGTGGAAGGACGTGGTCTCCCGCTGCATCAAGGGCCACTACcagcctctgctgctgctgtacgCTGACCCGCGGGGGACGCCGGTGTCGGTGCAGGACCTGCCGTCGCGCCTCGACCTGCACCACCTCAGCAAGACGTGCTACGACAGCGAAGACTCGG GCCGCGAGCCGTCCATCTCCAGCGACACTCGCACCGACTCTTCCACGGAGAGCTACTCGTGCCGACAGCCCTCCCATGCTCACCATGAGTCCCTGGCCAGCCACTACTCGTCCGACTCCCAGGGAACCGTCATCTGCGTGGAGCGGCCCGACGGACCCCTGCACGCCTCGCTCTGCAGCCTGGAAACCATAG GCCACGTGATGGACATTATGCAGCACCAGTCTCTGAGGAAGGAAGGCGGGGCCAGGGATAGGAGGCGGAGCTCAACTCGCCACTGGCGACATAAACCTGACAACGAAGCCTCATCAGCTGGTTACCACAGCGAGG GAGAGACTTTAAAGGAGCAGCAGGTTCCTCGTAACCTCCCCAaaccttcatcctcctcatcttcaaCCAGTCGCCTCCGAGACTTCAGAGAGACCATGAACAACATCATCCACAGCcgccccctctcctcctcttcctcctcctccctgcctGCCGCCGTCCTCTCTGAGATCACCTCCTCCTCCGACCACCATCCTGCTGCAGGCCCTGCTCTGTGCTCCTCTTCCAGTAAACCTCAGGACTGGGAGGCCAACAGCACCAGCAGCGAGTCCAAATCCAGCTCCTCAGGAGGAGCTGGGACAGGGAGGTACCGGCCGGCGTGGAGGCCACGGAGGGAGGCGCTGAACATCGACACCATCTTCACCCGCGAGAGGCGCAGGCAGGCGGGGTACAGCCCCCTCGGAGGCCCCCTGCCCGACGACAGTGGAGCTCCAGCGTCTGGAGGAGCTGACGCTTCCCTCACCACCCAGGAGGAGGCGATGCCCATCAGGCCCGGCTCCTCCTGGACTCTCCCCGCCTCCTCCAGCAGCTTCAGAAGAGGAAACAGAAGCGcagaccttcctcctcctcctcctcctcccaagCTGATCCAGAGGATGGAGAGCGGATATGAAAGCAGCGAGAGGAACAGCAGCAGTCCAATCAgcctagacctgaacctgggGGAAAG GGAGTGCGTTCTGAAGAAGCCTTCGTCCTCGTCCTCTTCCTCTGGGCCGTCGTGGAGGAACTCCAGGTCGAAGAGCAGCGGATCTCTGCTGCAGGATCTCAGCTCCACCAGCAGGGGGAGCCTTG CTCCCTCTGCAGGCCGCAGCGAGCTGGACgagctgcaggaggaggtgctgaggaGAGCCaaggaggaggagctgcagcGGCGGCaggagaaggagagggaggCGGCGCTCGGCTTCAACCCGAGACCCAGCAAATACCTGGACCTGGATCAGCTGCAGATCCAAG GTAAAGGCGACAGCTTTGAGCGGTGTGTCTCAGAGGCGGAGCTTCTGCTGGACCAGTCGGTGCGTTTGGAGCAGGCAGGAGAAGTCGCTGCTGCGCTGTCAGCCGTCAACGAAGCTGTCT CCAAACTGCGGCCGGTGGCGGCTGAGGGCGGAGCTAGTAATCACAGCCGGCTGCAGCGCTGCATGAGGAGAGCCCGCAGCCTGCAGCAACGCATgctcctgcagcagcagagggAGTCAGAGGCAGGAAAACAGCAagcagaacagcagcagcaggaggagcagcagctcccGGAACAGCCCAG TGAAAAGCCTCTCTCACTCAGAGTACTTCTGACAGACATTCAGGCTGACCAATCAGCGGCCACTCAGGACCAGCAGGCTCCACCCCCTCCAACCTGCCTTGTTAAGCCCCTCCCTCTCTGTTCAAGCTTGGAATCTGACCCCGCCTCCTGCGCCGCAGACCCTGCAGCTTCAACTGAGGAGGACATCAGAAAAGGGAGCCCCTGCTCTCGCATCGGGAAACCCCTCTGTAATTCCAGGTCCCTGCCGGCCCTGTGTGTGGACCCCTTCCCAGGAGATGTGACTCTTCCCCCTCCACCTGAAGAAGTGGACCACTCTGTTATGTGGACCAGAAAGTCTCCTATTTCCATCCAAGCACAAGCTCCACCCCCTCCTAGGCCTTATTCCCGAACCCCATCACCTGTTGGATCCAATGACAGGTGTCATGTGATGATGGAAAAGGAGCCGTATTGCACCAGATATGCACAGACCACGCCCTCTTCTAGTCCCACCCCCAGATTAGCCTCTCCCCCTGTCTCCTATCCAACCAGGAACTGGTCCTGCTTAAAACTGGATCAACCTGATTTTGTAGATTCTCCCAATACATTGGTAAGGTCACCATTTTACACACCTCCGGCCTACCAGCCAGGCCactcctctccacccccaagcCAGGAGTACAGAGCTCTGCCAGTGGAGCGCTGGGCAGAAAATGTCAACAAATACTACAGCTCGCACAACGCAGCAGGAGGTGGAGAAGGAGCAGCGGCACCCAGCGAGGAGCTATCAGAGCTGGAGACGCTGTACCAAGCCAGTCTGCTCGCTCCCAGCATGCATCGGGGGAGCCGGGGTGTCAGTCCGCAGCCAGCTGGCAGCAAACCGA GTGTGAGGAGAATGCTGTCTGCACCTGGACGATCCAAAACACCGACTGCAGAGATAGAGAGGCATGCGTACAGGACTTCGGTCACACCTGTACAGAAG CCGCCAGGTGAGGACGAGAGCTACAGCGTAGAAAACTTGCGACGCCTTGCTCGCAGTCTGAGCGGAACCGTCATTGGTTCACGACCACCGACCCCCTCACGCAGTTGT ACCCCCTCTGTTTCCAGACCCCCACCCAGACACTTGGATCTTCACtcgtcctcttcctctttcctcctccatcGCCCCAGCACCTCCTCCCTGCACctcccctcctccacctccttcaCAGCAGATCACTCTTTCCACCAGCCCCGTCACCACGGACCCTCAGGTCCTCCACAGCACCCCCACATGCAGACATCACGACCCCCAGGCTCAGGGCCTTCCTCCTGGGGACACTCAG ggcCCCGCCTCCAGCAGCCGGTTCTGGTTGTGTCTGACCGGAGTCCGCCTCTCTCAGGTCAGAACCTTCACAGCGTCGTGATGAATTATGGGACTCTTCCTCGGGCTCCTCGCCGAGCCCcgcctccttcctcctcctcgtccCTCTACAGACCCAGAACTGGTCCTGCTCCTCTGCCTGGTCCACAGAGTCTCTATGCCACGCTGGTCCACCCTCGCCGCTCATCCACCACCACCAATGGCCCGCCCCACCAGCTGTTAGGTAATGTCAGCAGGAGCTCCGCCCACACTCCGAGCTCAACCCACACTCAGCACGTCATCGGGGGGTCAGGTGATGCCCCCTCCCAGCCTCTCCGCCTGGACGTCCCCCCTGACAGCGACTGGCGCCGCGATGCCGACTACAGGACCGTCCAGCCCGGCTCCTCCTGGGACCTTCGCTCCACGCTCCACCACCGGCCCCCCCATTGGTCTGACAGGGGCGTCGGCAGGAGCCCGCTGCTCTGCTCGCTGTGCCAGCAGCTTCCTGCCGAGCCGTCACGCTCCTACTGCCCGTCCTGCGGCGCTTACATGGCCCGGTTCCGGCCCACAAACGCACAGTGA